One region of Salvelinus sp. IW2-2015 linkage group LG6.1, ASM291031v2, whole genome shotgun sequence genomic DNA includes:
- the LOC111965135 gene encoding nonsense-mediated mRNA decay factor SMG5: MSGPGQDSEPEAKVLLIKRLYRAVVESVHKLDVIIGSKSSYREVFKPENISLRNKLRELCVKLMFLHPVDYGRKAEELLWRKVYYEVIQVIKTHKKHIHSRSALECAYRTHLIAGVGFYQHLLLYIQSHYQLEMQDCIDWTHVTDPLIGRKKPVSATPKEMEWAQMACHRCLVYLGDLARYQNELAGVESEQLSERFYHQALSVTPHVGMPFNQLGTLAGSKFYNVEATYYYLRCIQSETPFEGAYGNLKRLFDKAAKMYHQVKKQEMKKLSPSRQRSKDIKQLLVSFMYLQSLLQPKNSLLETELTSLCQSVLEDFNLVLFYLPSPPHGHEATSPSEEELEEHDSPCALLPDALIFKMVVTCLMVVHSLKRGGSKQYSASIAFTLALFSHLVNHVNIRLQAELEEGESQVPPLQTDNTDDSELRDPSDPLTSEERPLQNGSLDHEDEEDEGGHQNTVAQKAGVGERKAEEEKQKQKKYARLSMLRRRRATCKEDESDLSEGFESDEEEEMEQRGCADSGGASSGTPLTPTTLGKESKRGREHPTEGTWESGSEEDEEGGTAFDVETDSDMNSQESRSDLEDIEDSETPENLDTPPRGEVQPGEDDEEEANPREDDDGDTPPATNGPLLPSDPSISSNLQAMSSQLFQAKRCFRLAPTFSNVLLRPHSSATNPTPTTTDPDAASTTPFQETPPSPGDSPCDAGPGTANGTNDNEVDSDSECSVHSNQSVHSEKTLSEKLEILTNQGLIQVVKVFVDWLRTNTDIIVMCAQSSQSLWNRLSVLLNLLPDGNKMLEAELGLNTEVTELLSECEQPGLVQSLLLPEDLALRHLPALNLAHRRLDYTRPRPSLSPVQECVVRVCCIRSFGHFLTNLQCNVLHFNPEAGIFTSISQSEQDNLVQQAKAQIRMAEEEARRNRLMRDMAQLRLQLEVSQLEGSLQQPKTQSSMSPYLVPDSAALCQHLNLLRHLAGSGCFIIIIPRTVIDGLDHLKKENAGARDGIRFLESEFRKGNRYIRCQKESGRSFERDKLKRQDMEAWHLYKTVDSCRQLTVSQSNGDEDTTGMVTILTGHSVEDLCTRSAPMKSAVQAVATAGMELKNIVEFYRQWKEIG, from the exons ATGAGTGGACCTGGGCAGGATAGCGAGCCAGAGGCAAAAGTCCTCCTCATCAAGCGTCTATACAG GGCAGTGGTTGAGTCGGTACACAAGCTGGATGTCATCATTGGCAGCAAGTCATCATACCGGGAGGTCTTCAAGCCTGAAAACATCAGCCTTCGCaacaa GTTGAGGGAGCTGTGTGTGAAGCTGATGTTTCTCCACCCTGTGGACTATGGTCGCAAGGCTGAGGAGCTTCTGTGGAGGAAGGTCTACTACGAGGTCATCCAGGTCATCAAGACCCACAAGAAG CACATCCACAGTCGCAGTGCCCTGGAGTGTGCCTACAGGACTCACCTGATAGCCGGCGTGGGCTTCTATCAGCACCTGCTGCTCTACATCCAGTCCCACTACCAGCTGGAAATGCAGGACTGCATCGACTGGACCCATGTCACCGACCCCCTCatcg gTCGGAAGAAGCCGGTATCAGCCACCCCTAAGGAGATGGAGTGGGCCCAAATGGCCTGCCATCGCTGCCTGGTGTACCTGGGAGATCTAG CCCGTTACCAGAACGAGTTGGCTGGGGTGGAGTCTGAGCAGCTGTCAGAGCGGTTCTACCACCAGGCCCTGTCAGTCACGCCGCACGTAG GAATGCCTTTCAATCAGTTAGGTACACTGGCGGGGAGTAAATTCTACAATGTGGAGGCCACCTATTACTACCTACGCTG TATACAGTCGGAGACTCCCTTCGAGGGGGCCTACGGGAATTTGAAGCGTCTGTTTGATAAAGCTGCTAAGATGTACCACCAGGTGAAGAAACAGGAGATGAAGAAGCTGTCTCCCTCACGGCAAAG ATCCAAGGACATCAAGCAACTTCTGGTGAGCTTCATGTACCTACAGAGTCTACTGCAGCCCAAGAACAG TCTGCTGGAGACAGAGCTGACCTCTCTGTGTCAGTCGGTGCTGGAGGATTTTAACCTGGTGCTGTTCTACCTGCCCTCGCCGCCACATGGCCACGAGGCCACTTCCCCCAGCGAGGAGGAGCTTGAGGAGCACGACTCGCCCTGTGCCCTGCTCCCCGACGCCCTCATCTTCAAGATGGTGGTAACCTGCCTCATGGTGGTGCACAGCCTGAAGCGGGGAG GGTCCAAGCAGTACAGTGCGTCAATAGCCTTCACACTGGCCCTCTTCTCCCACCTGGTGAATCATGTCAACATCCGCCTGCAGGCTGagctggaggagggggagagccaGGTGCCCCCGCTGCAGACCGACAACACAG ACGACTCTGAGTTGAGAGACCCGTCTGACCCGTTGACCTCGGAGGAGAGGCCCCTGCAGAACGGCTCCCTGGAccatgaggatgaggaggacgagGGGGGCCACCAGAACACTGTGGCCCAGAAAGCAGGTGTCGGTGAGCGGAAGGcggaggaggagaaacagaagcAAAAGAAGTACGCCCGCCTCTCCATGCTGCGCCGCCGCCGTGCCACCTGCAAAGAAGATGAGAGCGACCTGAGCGAGGGCTTCGAgagtgatgaagaggaggaaatgGAGCAGAGGGGCTGCGCCGACTCCGGGGGTGCCTCGTCGGGAACCCCACTCACCCCCACCACGCTGGggaaggagagcaagagagggagggagcacccGACAGAGGGGACCTGGGAGAGCGGCTCAGAGGAAGACGAGGAGGGCGGCACGGCCTTCGACGTGGAGACTGACTCGGACATGAACAGCCAGGAGTCCCGCTCCGACCTGGAGGATATAGAGGACTCAGAAACCCCGGAGAACTTGGACACCCCTCCTCGGGGGGAGGTGCAGCCCGGAGAAGACGATGAGGAGGAAGCCAATCCCAGGGAGGACGACGACGGGGACACCCCTCCGGCCACCAATGGCCCCCTCCTGCCCAGCGACCCCAGTATCAGCAGTAACCTCCAGGCCATGTCATCCCAGCTGTTCCAGGCCAAGCGCTGCTTCCGCCTGGCGCCCACCTTCAGCAACGTGCTGCTGAGGCCCCACAGCTCCGCCACCAaccccacacccaccaccaccgaCCCAGACGCCGCCTCCACCACCCCCTTCCAGGAGACCCCTCCTTCGCCGGGGGACTCACCCTGCGACGCCGGCCCGGGCACTGCCAACGGAACCAACGACAATG AGGTGGATTCCGATTCAGAGTGTAGCGTGCACAGCAACCAATCGGTACACAGCGAGAAGACCCTGTCAGAGAAACTGGAGATTCTGACCAATCAGGGGCTCATCCAGGTGGTCAAGGTGTTTGTGGATTGGCTTAGAACCAACACTGACATTATCGTCATGTGTGCACAG AGTTCTCAGAGCCTATGGAACAGACTGTCTGTGCTACTCAACCTGCTGCCTGACGGGAACAAGATGCTGGAAGCAG agCTGGGTCTGAACACTGAGGTGACGGAGCTGCTGAGTGAGTGTGAGCAGCCTGGCCTggtccagtccctgctgctgcctGAGGACCTGGCCCTGCGACACCTACCTGCCCTCAACCTGGCCCACCGCCGCCTCGACTACACCCGCCCCAGACCTTCCCTCAGCCCCGTACAGGAG TGTGTGGTGCGCGTATGCTGCATCCGCAGCTTTGGCCACTTCCTCACTAATCTCCAATGCAATGTGCTGCACTTCAACCCGGAGGCGGGCATCTTCACTAGCATCAGCCAATCSGAGCAGGACAACCTGGTGCAGCAGGCCAAGGCCCAGATCCGCATG GCAGAGGAGGAGGCTCGACGAAACCGCTTGATGAGAGACATGGCTCAGCTCCGACTACAG TTGGAGGTGTCTCAGCTAGAGGGCAGCCTGCAGCAGCCCAAGACCCAGTCATCCATGTCTCCGTACCTGGTACCCGACTCTGCCGCCCTGTGCCAGCACCTCAACCTCCTCAGACATCTGGCTGGCAGTGGctgcttcatcatcatcatcccccgCACAG TGATTGATGGCCTTGACCACCTGAAGAAGGAGAATGCCGGAGCGAGAGACGGTATCCGCTTTCTGGAGTCTGAGTTCCGTAAAGGCAACAG GTACATACGTTGCCAAAAGGAGTCAGGGCGGAGTTTTGAGAGGGACAAACTGAAACGCCAGGACATGGAAGCCTG GCATCTATACAAGACGGTGGACAGCTGTCGTCAGCTGACCGTCTCCCAGAGCAACGGAGACGAAGACACAACTGGCATGGTCACTATTCTCACCGGTCACTCAGTGGAGGATCTGTGTACCCGCTCTGCACCCATGAAG TCGGCCGTCCAGGCAGTGGCGACAGCAGGCATGGAGCTGAAGAACATTGTGGAGTTTTACCGTCAGTGGAAGGAGATTGGCTGA